The Amycolatopsis mongoliensis genome includes a window with the following:
- a CDS encoding bleomycin resistance protein, with the protein MSSPASGPALVPELLVSDILNSIEFWCGICGFDIDYQRPEEGFAHVSLDSAHIMLEQRGIGRNWLTAPLEPPLGRGINFQISVPSLDPILAALSDAGHPLFMPPETKWYRIGELGEAGVRQFLVTDPDGYLVRFQASLGRRPILR; encoded by the coding sequence ATGAGCTCTCCCGCGTCCGGCCCCGCACTCGTCCCCGAGCTACTGGTCAGCGACATTCTGAACAGCATCGAGTTCTGGTGCGGGATCTGCGGGTTCGATATCGACTACCAGCGGCCCGAAGAGGGCTTCGCCCACGTCTCGCTGGACTCCGCGCACATCATGCTCGAGCAACGCGGCATCGGCCGGAACTGGCTCACCGCGCCGCTGGAGCCACCACTCGGACGCGGAATCAACTTCCAGATCAGTGTCCCGAGCCTCGACCCGATTCTCGCGGCATTGAGCGACGCCGGCCACCCGCTGTTCATGCCACCCGAGACGAAGTGGTACCGCATCGGAGAACTCGGCGAAGCCGGAGTCCGCCAGTTCCTCGTCACCGACCCCGACGGGTACCTCGTCCGCTTCCAAGCATCCCTCGGCCGCCGACCGATTCTTCGATAG